A single genomic interval of Arthrobacter sp. NicSoilB8 harbors:
- a CDS encoding ABC transporter ATP-binding protein — translation MSTNEKVSAAPARATDTVTAGATAADVTDEDFLEEEYTPGEADGGMFGAVPAKKAQHFWPSAKRLMGLLKPERAGIIVVLAMVTVAVVLNVIAPRILGQAMDVIFAGVVGKQLPAGATKEEFIAGLRFQGQDNFADMLAKMDVVPGAGIDFQKLAFLISVVLVMYFVANIFLWLQGYVLNVLVMRVVRKLRDDTEKKLNQLPLGYFDTRQRGDILSRVTNDVDNIQQALQQAFAQLVNSALTVLGIVIMMFIVSWQLALIALVALPLSGVAAGIIGARSQKLFAAQWKNTGELNGQIEESFSGHDLVRVFGRDADMLARFDERNEELYKASFGAQFVSGMIMPVMQFVSYLSYVGIAVVGGLRVASGGMSLGDATAFIQYSREFTQPLGQMAGMANMLQSGVASAERVFEFLDADEQEAETATEHLPAKTDGHVEFRHVTFSYSPDKPLIEDLSFTAEPGHTVAIVGPTGAGKTTLVNLVMRFYELNAGSITLDGVDITRLSRSELRAKVGMVLQDAWLFGGTIYENIRYGKLDATEEQIMAAAKATFVDRFVRALPDGYNTVIDEEGNNVSAGEKQLITIARAFVANPSLLILDEATSSVDTRTEALVQKAMAALRTERTSFVIAHRLSTIRDADTILVMEAGRIVEQGRHAQLLELQGAYHRLYMSQFAGEDADAALADSVEDATAVHS, via the coding sequence ATGAGCACCAACGAGAAAGTCTCCGCCGCGCCGGCCCGGGCAACGGACACCGTGACTGCCGGGGCCACCGCAGCGGACGTGACAGACGAAGATTTCCTCGAGGAGGAGTACACGCCCGGCGAAGCCGACGGCGGCATGTTCGGCGCCGTGCCGGCCAAGAAGGCCCAGCACTTCTGGCCCTCGGCCAAACGGCTCATGGGACTCCTGAAACCCGAGCGTGCCGGCATCATCGTGGTGCTCGCGATGGTGACGGTCGCCGTCGTCCTCAATGTCATCGCCCCCCGGATCCTGGGCCAGGCGATGGACGTGATCTTCGCCGGCGTGGTCGGCAAGCAGTTGCCGGCCGGGGCCACCAAGGAAGAATTCATCGCCGGACTGCGCTTCCAAGGCCAGGACAACTTTGCCGACATGCTGGCCAAGATGGACGTGGTGCCGGGCGCGGGCATCGATTTCCAGAAGCTCGCGTTCCTCATCAGCGTGGTCCTGGTGATGTACTTCGTCGCCAACATCTTCTTGTGGCTGCAGGGCTACGTCCTGAACGTGCTGGTCATGCGCGTGGTCCGCAAGCTCCGCGATGATACCGAGAAGAAGCTCAACCAGCTGCCGCTAGGCTACTTCGATACCCGCCAGCGCGGCGACATCCTCTCCCGTGTCACGAACGACGTCGACAACATCCAGCAGGCGCTCCAGCAGGCCTTCGCGCAGCTCGTGAACTCGGCCCTGACGGTCCTCGGCATCGTGATCATGATGTTCATCGTGTCCTGGCAGCTGGCCCTGATCGCCCTCGTCGCGCTCCCGCTCTCCGGGGTGGCCGCAGGCATCATCGGCGCCCGCAGCCAGAAACTTTTCGCCGCCCAGTGGAAGAACACCGGGGAGCTCAACGGCCAGATCGAGGAATCCTTCTCCGGCCACGACCTCGTCCGTGTCTTCGGCCGCGACGCCGACATGCTGGCCCGCTTCGACGAGCGCAACGAGGAGCTCTACAAGGCCAGCTTCGGCGCCCAGTTCGTGTCCGGCATGATCATGCCGGTCATGCAGTTCGTCTCCTACCTCAGCTACGTGGGGATCGCCGTCGTCGGCGGCCTGCGCGTGGCCTCGGGGGGCATGAGCCTGGGCGACGCCACTGCTTTCATCCAGTACTCGCGCGAGTTCACCCAGCCGCTGGGGCAGATGGCCGGGATGGCCAACATGCTGCAGTCCGGCGTCGCCTCGGCCGAGCGGGTCTTCGAATTCCTCGACGCCGACGAACAGGAAGCCGAAACCGCCACCGAGCACCTCCCGGCCAAGACGGACGGGCACGTCGAGTTCAGGCACGTCACCTTCAGCTACTCGCCGGACAAGCCGCTGATCGAGGACCTGTCCTTCACCGCCGAGCCCGGACACACCGTGGCAATCGTCGGACCGACCGGGGCGGGCAAAACCACGCTCGTCAACCTGGTGATGCGCTTCTACGAACTGAACGCCGGCAGCATCACCCTGGACGGCGTGGACATCACCCGGCTGAGCCGCTCGGAGCTGCGCGCCAAGGTCGGCATGGTGCTGCAGGACGCGTGGCTGTTCGGCGGAACCATCTACGAGAACATCCGTTACGGCAAGCTGGACGCCACGGAAGAGCAGATCATGGCGGCGGCCAAGGCCACCTTCGTGGACCGTTTCGTCCGCGCGCTGCCGGACGGCTACAACACGGTCATTGACGAAGAAGGCAACAACGTCAGTGCCGGCGAAAAGCAGCTGATCACCATCGCCCGGGCCTTCGTGGCGAACCCGTCGCTGCTGATCCTGGACGAGGCCACGAGCTCCGTGGATACCCGCACCGAAGCCCTGGTGCAGAAGGCCATGGCCGCGCTGCGCACCGAGCGCACCAGCTTCGTGATCGCCCACCGCCTTTCTACCATCCGGGACGCGGACACCATCCTTGTCATGGAAGCCGGGCGGATCGTCGAGCAGGGCCGGCACGCCCAGCTGCTGGAACTGCAGGGCGCGTACCACCGGCTGTACATGTCCCAGTTCGCCGGAGAGGACGCGGACGCGGCCCTGGCAGATTCGGTCGAGGACGCGACGGCGGTGCACAGCTGA
- a CDS encoding thioesterase family protein has translation MRWGDMDAYGHINNVQIVRILEEARIAAFGPPRGPGLPGTEPPVSLFNDVPEGTLALVVEHKIRYVRTLEYRNVPAVVQLWVGAVKGASFDIHYLVQDPVTREDCVRATSHLAFVDEATGRVLRLTPEQKERLAPFTRPHPVQ, from the coding sequence ATGCGCTGGGGCGACATGGACGCCTACGGGCACATCAACAACGTCCAGATAGTCCGGATCCTGGAGGAGGCACGGATCGCCGCGTTCGGACCGCCCCGCGGCCCCGGGCTGCCCGGGACCGAACCCCCGGTGTCGCTCTTCAACGACGTCCCGGAGGGGACGCTCGCCCTCGTGGTGGAGCACAAGATCCGTTACGTCAGGACGCTGGAATACCGGAACGTGCCCGCGGTCGTGCAGCTGTGGGTCGGGGCGGTAAAGGGCGCCAGCTTCGACATCCACTATCTGGTGCAGGACCCCGTCACCCGGGAGGACTGCGTCCGGGCCACGAGCCATCTTGCCTTTGTTGATGAGGCCACCGGCCGGGTGCTGCGTCTGACGCCGGAGCAGAAGGAGCGGCTGGCCCCGTTCACCCGGCCGCACCCGGTCCAATAG